From Nicotiana tabacum cultivar K326 chromosome 22, ASM71507v2, whole genome shotgun sequence, one genomic window encodes:
- the LOC107815976 gene encoding protein SPIRRIG-like isoform X3, whose protein sequence is MSIVDLLLECVELSYRPEAGGIRLREDIHNAHGYQFLVQFALILAKGQGDQNSHFKFLPDQGTTSDYPHLANHVGKNDLEGKGGETSSQDLSPTLSRLLDVLVNLAQTGPSGASGLKASKASHVKPSGHGRSRTSSSDRIVDEVWDKDNDKVKDLEAVQMLQDIFLKADSRALQAEVLNRMFKIFSSHLDNYKLCQQLRTVPLLILNMAGFPPSLREIILKILEYAVTVVNCIPEQELLSLCCLLQQPITPDLKHTILSFFVKLLSFDQQYKKVLREVGVLEVLLDDLKQHKFFCDSEQHIDDPNHLERKSSSSSSSFKKHLDSKNAILSSPKLAESDSGKFRLFEVEGTVAVAWDCMVSLLKKAEVNQASFRSASGVNIILPLLASDIHRPGVLRVLSCLIIEDVAQAHPEELGALVDISKSGMITSALGTQYTLHNDAKCDTFGALWRILGVNNSAQRVFGEATGFSLLLTTLHGFQSDGEPTNQSNLTIYFKVFTYLLRLMTAAVCDNTINRTKLHAVISSQTFYDLLSESGLISVDCERQVVQLLLELALEIVLPPFMMSEGAILPNACEEESTGFIIVTPSGTFVPDKERIYNAGAVKVLLRALLLFTPKLQLEVLNLVDKLARASAYNQENLTSVGCVELLLETIYPFLSGSSPILSHALKIIEVLGAYRLSASELRVLVRYILQMRLATSGRYLVDMMERLILTEDMASEDVSLAPFVEMNMSKVGNASIQVPLGERSWPPAAGYSFVCWFQFRNLYKSQSKENDATKAGYAKGQGICGQHHGPHALRLFSVGAVDSSSTFYAELRLQEDGVLTLATSNSSSLSFSGLEMEEGRWHHLAVVHSKPNALAGLFQSSFAYVYLNGKLRHTGRLGYSPSPAGKSLLVIVGTPVACARISDLSWKLRSCYLFEEVLSPGSVCFMYILGRGYRGLFQDTDLLQFVPNQACGGGSMAILDSLDADLPLASNSQKPDNVGKSGSVQFDRSGFVWDLDKLGNLSLLLSGKKLIFAFDGTSTELLRASGTFSVLNLVDPMSAAASPIGGIPRFGRLIGDIYICKHCVIGETIRPIGGMAVILALVEAAETRDMLHMALTLLACALHQNPQNVRDMQKYRGYHLLALFLHRRMPLFDMQSLEIFFQIAACEASFSEPKKYRSSQKTLPPATTINEGSIEDLTLSKFREEFSSVGSHGDMDDFSAPKDSLSHISELENTEMPTETSNCIVLSNADMVEHVLLDWTVWVTASIPIQIALLGFLEHLVSMHWYRNHNLTILRRINLVQHLLVTLQRGDVEVPVLEKLVVLLGVILEDGFLPSELEQVVRFVIMTFDPPELTSRHQIMRESMGKHVIVRNMLLEMLIDLQVTIKSEDLLEQWHKIVSSKLITYFLDEAVHPTSMRWVMTLLGVCLASSPTFALKFRSSGGYQGLARVLPSFYDSPDIYYILFCLLFGKPVYPRLPEVRMLDFHALMPSDGMYGDLKFTELLESVIAMAKSTFDRLSMHSMLAHQTGNLSQISAGVVAELAEDNTDIAGELQGEALMHKTYAARLMGGEASAPAAATAVLRFMVDLAKMCLPFSAVCRKAEFLESCIDLYFSCVRAAQAVKMAKKLSVTVEEKNVNDGDETCSSQNTFSSLPHEQDQSVKTSISMGSFPQAQTSTSSEDMPVMPNNVGTADIDVTSSQPDFNKPVQEEAQAVATIDNDVVDLVSSVTSSSNDFRDMKSTVDPVQQTDSQSSASFNMFESPILSERSYSRTPHTSSTSPVVALTSWLGGSVHSESKVHLASTPLMESASSISELDSSPEMKSTSQGQSAANTMFTIGSNLLLEVDDCGYGGGPCSAGATAVLDFMAEVLSGLVTEQMKAVPVIEGILESAPLYVDAESVLVFQGLCLSRLMNFLERRLLRDDEEDEKKLDKGRWSLNLDALCWLIVDRVYMGAFPRPAGVLKTLEFLLSMLQLANKDGRVEEAAPTGKGILSIGRGSKQLDAYVHAILKNTNRMILFSFLPLFLITIGEDELLSSLGLQVEPKKRVSLNPSSEDSGIDVCTVLQLLVANRRIIFCPSNIDTDLNCCLCINLISLLRDHRRHAQNMAIDILKYLLVHRRAALEDFLVSKPNQGSSLDVLHGGFDKLLTGNLPAFFEWLHSSEHEVNKVLEQCAAIMWVQYITGSAKFPGVRIKGMDGRRKREMGRKLKEISKLDARHWEQINERRIALELVRDAVATELRVIRQDKYGWVLHAESEWQTHLQQLVHERGIFPLSKSSQSEEPEWQLCPIEGPYRMRKKLERCKLTIDTIQNVLTGQFELGRLELSKERTENETNVSDAESDIFFNLMNDNPQQDSFSSELYDGSTFKESDDVRDVASSRTGWIDDHDSSINETSLSSALELGPKSSSASIQKSESVQRKSDLGSPRQSSSLKADETRTVEDKPEKELSDNGEYLIRPYLEPSERIKYKYNCERVVGLDKHDGIFLIGELSLYIIENFYIDDSGCICEKECEDDLSVIDQALGVKKDLSCSMDSHSKSSSSWAATTKAYVGGRAWAYNGGAWGKEKIFTSGNVPHLWHMWKLDGVHEILKRDYQLRPVAIEIFSMDGCNDLLVFHKKEREEVFKNLVAMNLPRNSMLDTTISGSVKPDSNEGSRLFKVLANSFSKRWQNGEISNFQYLMHLNTLAGRGYSDLTQYPVFPWILADYESENLNFSDPRTFRRLDKPMGCQTTEGEEEFRKRYESWDDPEVPKFHYGSHYSSAGIVLFYLIRLPPFSAENQKLQGGQFDHADRLFNSIKDTWLSAAGKGNTSDVKELIPEFFYMPEFLENMFNLDLGEKQSGEKVGDVVLPPWAKGSVREFIKKHREALESDYVSENLHHWIDLIFGHKQRGKAAEEAVNVFYHYTYEGSVDIDSVSDPAMKASILAQINHFGQTPKQLFLKPHVKRRTNRKLPPHPLKHSQHLAPHEIRKTSSSISQIVISGDKILVAGANTLLKPRTFTKYVAWGYPDRSLRFMSYDQDRLLSTHENLHGGNQIQCASASHDGHILVTGADEGLVCVWRIGKEAPRSVRRLQLEKALCAHTGKITCLQVSQPYMMIVSGSDDCTVILWDLSSMVFVRQLPELPAPVSAIYVNDLTGEIITAAGVMLAVWSINGECLAVINTSQLPSDFILSLAGCTFSDWLETKWYISGHQSGAIKIWKMVHCSCEESAQSKSSGNPTGGLGLGDRVPEYRLILHKVLKFHKHPVTSLHLTTDLKQLLSGDSGGHLLSWTLSEESLKTAISQG, encoded by the exons TGCAGGCTGAAGTACTTAACAGGATGTTTAAAATATTCTCAAGCCATCTTGACAATTACAAGCTTTGTCAGCAGTTACGGACTGTGCCCCTGTTAATCCTTAACATGGCTGGCTTCCCACCATCCTTGCGAGAGATAATTTTGAAGATACTTGAATATGCTGTGACAGTTGTAAATTGCATACCTGAGCAAGAGTTGCTATCACTATGTTGTTTATTGCAGCAACCAATCACACCCGATTTAAAGCATACTATTTTGTCTTTCTTTGTAAAGCTCTTATCCTTCGATCAACAATACAAGAAAGTTCTAAGGGAAGTTGGTGTATTGGAGGTTCTGCTGGATGATCTGAAACAGCACAAGTTTTTTTGTGATTCAGAGCAGCATATCGATGACCCTAATCATTTAGAGAGGAAATCGAGCTCAAGTTCAAGCAGCTTTAAGAAGCATTTGGACAGTAAGAATGCTATACTTTCTTCACCCAAACTAGCGGAATCCGATTCAGGGAAGTTCCGTCTTTTTGAAGTTGAAGGCACAGTGGCAGTTGCCTGGGACTGTATGGTCTCATTGTTGAAGAAAGCAGAAGTAAATCAAGCGTCATTCCGATCAGCAAGTGGGGTGAATATTATACTCCCTCTTTTGGCATCTGACATTCATCGTCCAGGTGTCCTTAGGGTGTTGTCATGCTTAATCATTGAAGACGTTGCGCAG GCTCATCCGGAGGAATTAGGAGCACTGGTTGACATTTCAAAAAGTGGGATGATTACAAGTGCTTTGGGAACTCAGTACACACTTCATAATGATGCTAAATGTGACACTTTCGGAGCTTTATGGCGCATCCTAGGAGTTAATAACTCAGCTCAGAGGGTCTTTGGTGAAGCAACTGGGTTCTCTCTTTTATTGACCACACTTCATGGTTTTCAAAGTGACGGAGAACCCACAAATCAGTCAAATTtgacaatttattttaaagtgtTCACATACTTACTGCGTCTGATGACAGCAGCTGTTTGTGATAACACTATTAACAGGACAAAGTTGCACGCAGTCATATCTTCTCAGACATTCTATGATCTTCTGTCTGAATCTGGCTTGATAAGTGTCGATTGTGAACGGCAAGTTGTACAGCTATTGTTGGAGCTTGCTCTTGAGATAGTGCTTCCTCCCTTCATGATGTCAGAAGGTGCCATATTACCTAATGCCTGTGAAGAGGAATCAACTGGATTTATTATAGTTACCCCGTCTGGTACTTTTGTCCCTGACAAGGAACGTATCTATAATGCTGGTGCTGTTAAGGTGCTCTTACGTGCTTTATTGCTGTTTACTCCAAAGCTACAATTAGAGGTATTAAACCTTGTTGATAAGCTTGCTCGTGCTAGCGCCTATAACCAGGAAAACCTTACATCTGTAG GTTGCGTGGAACTTCTCCTTGAAACAATTTACCCCTTCCTATCGGGGTCATCGCCGATACTTTCTCATGCTTTAAAAATCATCGAAGTTCTTGGGGCATACAG GTTATCTGCATCTGAACTTCGGGTCCTTGTTAGATACATTCTGCAGATGCGACTGGCCACTTCTGGTCGTTATCTAGTTGATATGATGGAAAGGTTGATTCTTACAGAGGATATGGCCTCAGAAGATGTTTCCCTAGCACCATTTGTCGAGATGAACATGAGCAAGGTTGGGAATGCTTCAATCCAAGTGCCCTTGGGAGAAAGATCTTGGCCACCTGCTGCTGGTTATTCGTTTGTTTGTTGGTTTCAGTTCCGAAACTTATACAAATCACAGTCAAAGGAGAATGATGCTACAAAAGCTGGATACGCTAAGGGGCAAGGCATATGTGGGCAGCATCATGGCCCACATGCCCTGAGGTTATTTTCTGTTGGAGCAGTAGACAGTTCAAGCACTTTCTATGCAGAACTTCGTCTTCAGGAGGATGGTGTTCTCACGCTTGCAACTAGCAATTCTTCCTCTTTGTCATTTTCAGGGTTAGAAATGGAGGAAGGGAGGTGGCATCACCTTGCTGTTGTGCATAGCAAACCAAATGCTCTGGCTGGCCTCTTCCAATCTAGCTTTGCTTATGTGTACCTCAATGGAAAGTTAAGACACACAGGAAGATTAGGATATTCTCCTTCTCCAGCTGGCAAGTCTTTGCTGGTGATTGTTGGTACCCCAGTTGCTTGTGCACGGATTAGTGACTTATCATGGAAGCTTAGATCTTGCTATCTTTTTGAGGAAGTTCTTTCCCCTGGTTCAGTCTGCTTTATGTATATTCTTGGACGAGGGTATAGGGGCCTCTTCCAGGACACAGATTTGCTGCAATTTGTTCCTAATCAGGCCTGTGGTGGTGGCAGCATGGCAATTTTAGATTCTTTGGATGCAGATTTGCCCCTGGCTTCCAACTCACAAAAGCCAGATAATGTAGGAAAGTCAGGGAGTGTTCAGTTTGACCGGAGTGGATTTGTGTGGGATTTGGACAAGTTAGGGAACCTCTCCCTTCTACTTTCTGGTAAGAAGCTCATATTTGCATTTGATGGGACGAGTACTGAGTTACTTCGGGCTTCTGGAACATTCTCCGTGCTCAATCTGGTTGATCCAATGTCAGCTGCTGCCTCTCCTATTGGAG GTATACCACGCTTTGGACGACTTATTGGGGATATCTATATTTGCAAGCATTGTGTTATTGGTGAGACAATCCGTCCCATTGGTGGAATGGCTGTTATTCTAGCTCTTGTAGAAGCAGCTGAAACGAGGGACATGCTGCACATGGCTTTGACATTACTTGCATGTGCTCTTCATCAAAATCCACAGAATGTTAGAGACATGCAGAAATACAGGGGATACCATTTGCTTGCTCTCTTTTTGCACCGGCGAATGCCATTATTTGACATGCAATCACTTGAAATCTTCTTCCAGATTGCTGCATGTGAGGCATCTTTCTCTGAACCAAAGAAGTACCGTAGTTCCCAGAAGACACTGCCACCTGCCACGACCATAAATGAGGGAAGCATTGAAGACCTTACTTTGTCCAAATTCCGGGAAGAATTTTCTTCTGTTGGATCTCATGGAgacatggatgatttttctgcaCCTAAAGATTCTTTGAGTCATATTTCTGAGCTTGAAAATACTGAAATGCCGACTGAAACATCTAATTGCATTGTTCTTTCAAATGCTGATATGGTTGAGCATGTCTTACTGGACTGGACGGTTTGGGTAACAGCCTCAATTCCTATACAGATTGCTTTACTGGGCTTTCTTGAGCATCTGGTTTCAATGCATTGGTATAGGAATCATAATCTGACAATTCTGCGCAGAATTAACCTTGTTCAACATTTACTTGTAACTTTACAAAGAGGTGATGTGGAAGTACCTGTATTAGAAAAATTAGTTGTATTGTTAGGTGTAATATTGGAAGATGGATTCTTACCTTCTGAATTGGAGCAAGTGGTTAGATTTGTTATCATGACATTTGATCCACCAGAGTTAACATCACGACATCAAATTATGAGAGAGTCTATGGGGAAGCATGTTATTGTAAGGAACATGTTGCTTGAAATGCTGATTGATCTGCAAGTGACAATAAAATCAGAGGATTTGCTTGAGCAGTGGCACAAAATTGTTTCATCAAAATTAATAACTTATTTTCTTGATGAAGCTGTACATCCTACAAGCATGAGGTGGGTCATGACTCTTCTTGGCGTGTGCCTTGCTTCTTCTCCAACATTTGCACTTAAATTTCGCTCAAGTGGAGGCTATCAAGGCTTGGCAAGAGTGCTTCCAAGTTTCTATGATTCCCCTGATATATACTATATTctcttttgtcttctttttggCAAGCCTGTATACCCTAGACTGCCTGAAGTTCGGATGCTAGATTTTCATGCCCTGATGCCAAGTGATGGCATGTATGGAGATTTGAAATTTACTGAGCTGTTGGAGTCTGTGATTGCTATGGCGAAGTCAACTTTTGATAGGTTGTCTATGCATTCAATGCTTGCCCATCAAACTGGTAATCTTTCCCAGATCAGTGCTGGAGTTGTAGCAGAGCTGGCAGAAGACAATACAGACATAGCTGGAGAGTTGCAAGGTGAAGCTCTTATGCACAAAACTTATGCTGCACGGCTTATGGGGGGCGAGGCTTCGGCacctgctgctgctactgctgtccTTAGGTTCATGGTTGATCTTGCAAAAATGTGTCTTCCTTTCTCAGCTGTTTGCCGAAAAGCAGAATTTCTTGAAAGTTGCATTGACCTTTATTTTTCTTGTGTCAG GGCTGCACAAGCTGTGAAAATGGCTAAAAAGCTATCTGTGACTGTGGAAGAGAAGAACGTAAATGATGGTGATGAAACTTGTAGCTCCCAAAATACTTTCTCTAGTTTGCCTCATGAACAAGATCAGTCAGTCAAGACCTCTATAAGTATGGGAAGCTTTCCTCAGGCACAGACTAGTACAAGTTCTGAAGATATGCCAGTGATGCCGAACAATGTAGGTACAGcagatattgatgttacttcatCCCAGCCAGATTTTAACAAACCAGTTCAGGAAGAAGCACAGGCTGTTGCAACAATAGACAATGATGTCGTTGACCTTGTTTCTTCTGTAACATCCAGCAGCAACGACTTCCGTGATATGAAAAGCACAGTGGATCCTGTTCAGCAAACTGATTCACAAAGTTCAGCTTCCTTTAATATGTTTGAATCTCCTATATTGTCGGAGAGATCCTACTCCAGAACTCCGCATACCTCTTCCACGTCCCCAGTAGTAGCATTGACATCTTGGTTGGGAGGTTCTGTTCACAGTGAATCAAAAGTCCACCTAGCATCAACACCCTTGATGGAGTCTGCTTCATCTATCAGTGAATTGGATTCCTCTCCTGAGATGAAATCCACTTCTCAAGGACAATCTGCTGCAAACACAATGTTTACGATTGGTTCAAATTTGCTTCTTGAAGTGGATGACTGTGGGTATGGTGGAGGTCCATGCTCCGCTGGAGCTACAGCTGTTCTTGATTTTATGGCGGAAGTTCTGTCTGGTTTGGTAACTGAACAAATGAAGGCAGTACCTGTCATCGAGGGTATTTTGGAGAGTGCTCCTTTGTATGTTGATGCTGAATCTGTTTTGGTATTTCAGGGACTGTGCCTCAGTAGACTAATGAATTTCCTTGAAAGGCGTCTTTTGCgggatgatgaggaagatgagaAAAAGTTGGATAAGGGCCGTTGGTCCCTTAACTTGGATGCATTATGCTGGCTGATAGTGGATAGAGTTTATATGGGTGCTTTTCCTCGGCCTGCTGGTGTACTGAAGACTCTGGAGTTTCTGTTATCTATGCTACAATTGGCAAATAAGGATGGACGTGTGGAAGAAGCTGCTCCAACTGGGAAAGGGATCCTATCCATTGGTAGAGGAAGTAAGCAACTCGATGCTTATGTACATGCGATTCTGAAGAACACCAACAGAATGATTTTATTCTCTTTCCTCCCATTGTTCTTGATAACCATCGGAGAAGATGAACTACTTTCTTCTTTAGGTTTACAAGTGGAGCCAAAGAAAAGAGTGTCCTTGAACCCATCCTCGGAGGATAGTGGAATTGATGTTTGCACTGTGTTACAGTTGCTAGTTGCTAATAGAAGGATAATATTTTGTCCCAGCAACATTGACACTGATCTAAATTGCTGTCTTTGCATAAATCTAATTTCTCTTCTTCGCGATCATAGGCGTCATGCTCAGAACATGGCTATTGATATTCTCAAGTATCTCCTAGTACACCGAAGGGCTGCACTTGAAGACTTTCTTGTCTCTAAACCAAATCAAGGATCCTCTTTGGATGTTCTTCATGGTGGTTTTGACAAGCTCTTAACTGGAAACTTACCTGCATTTTTTGAGTGGCTTCATAGTTCTGAACATGAGGTTAATAAAGTGTTGGAACAGTGTGCTGCCATTATGTGGGTTCAGTATATTACTGGGTCAGCTAAGTTTCCTGGGGTGAGGATTAAAGGCATGGATGGTCGACGTAAGAGAGAAATGGGGAGGAAACTAAAGGAGATCTCAAAGTTAGATGCAAGACATTGGGAGCAAATAAATGAACGAAGGATTGCTCTTGAGTTGGTTCGTGATGCAGTGGCTACTGAACTAAGAGTTATTCGCCAGGATAAGTATGGGTGGGTACTTCATGCAGAGAGCGAGTGGCAGACTCATCTCCAACAACTTGTCCATGAGCGAGGAATTTTCCCATTGTCTAAGTCCTCTCAGAGTGAAGAACCTGAGTGGCAGCTTTGCCCCATTGAAGGTCCATATAGGATGCGGAAGAAGCTTGAGCGGTGCAAATTAACCATTGACACTATACAAAATGTTCTGACAGGGCAGTTTGAGTTAGGAAGACTAGAACTTTCAAAGGAGAGGACTGAGAATGAAACTAATGTCTCTGATGCTGAGTCTGATATTTTTTTCAATCTCATGAATGATAATCCACAACAGGACTCTTTCAGTAGTGAACTTTATGATGGATCAACTTTCAAAGAGTCGGATGATGTCAGAGATGTAGCTTCTAGTAGAACTGGATGGATTGATGACCATGATAGTAGCATTAATGAAACAAGTCTCAGCTCTGCTCTTGAACTTGGCCCCAAGTCCAGTAGTGCTTCCATTCAAAAATCTGAGAGTGTTCAAAGGAAGTCTGATCTTGGATCTCCCAGGCAATCTTCTTCTCTAAAAGCTGATGAAACAAGAACGGTGGAGGACAAGCCGGAGAAGGAACTAAGTGATAATGGTGAATACTTGATTAGACCATATTTGGAACCTTCTGAGAGAATAAAGTACAAATATAATTGTGAGAGAGTGGTTGGTCTTGATAAACATGATGGCATATTTCTGATTGGAGAACTATCATTGTACATCATTGAGAATTTTTACATTGACGACTCTGGGTGCATATGTGAAAAAGAATGTGAAGATGATCTATCTGTCATTGATCAGGCTTTGGGTGTAAAAAAGGACCTCTCTTGTAGCATGGACTCCCACTCAAAGTCAAGTTCCTCCTGGGCTGCAACAACAAAGGCCTATGTTGGGGGGAGGGCATGGGCATATAATGGTGGTGCGTGGGGAAAGGAAAAGATCTTCACTAGTGGTAATGTGCCCCATCTTTGGCATATGTGGAAGCTTGACGGTGTTCATGAGATTTTGAAGCGTGATTATCAACTTCGCCCTGTTGCCATTGAGATTTTTAGCATGGATGGCTGCAATGATCTTCTGGTTTTCCACAAGAAGGAGAGAGAAGAGGTTTTCAAGAATTTGGTGGCCATGAATCTTCCCAGAAACTCCAT GTTGGACACGACAATATCAGGGTCGGTAAAACCAGATAGCAATGAAGGAAGCCGCCTTTTCAAGGTTTTGGCAAACTCATTTTCTAAGAGATGGCAAAATGGTGAAATTAGCAATTTCCAGTACCTCATGCACCTCAACACGCTTGCAGGACGTGGATACAGTGATCTCACCCAGTATCCTGTGTTCCCCTGGATTTTAGCAGATTATGAGAGTGAGAATCTGAACTTCTCAGATCCTCGAACTTTCCGAAGGCTTGATAAACCAATGGGCTGTCAAACAACGGAGGGTGAAGAGGAGTTCAGAAAAAG ATATGAGAGCTGGGATGATCCCGAGGTTCCCAAATTCCATTATGGTTCTCACTATTCTAGCGCTGGAATTGTCCTCTTCTACCTCATACGTCTTCCACCTTTTAGTGCTGAGAATCAGAAGCTGCAGGGTGGTCAATTTGATCATGCTGATCGTCTTTTCAATAGTATAAAGGACACATGGTTGAGTGCTGCAGGGAAAGGCAATACTTCAgatgttaaagaattaattccaGAGTTCTTTTACATGCCCGAGTTCCTGGAGAATATGTTCAATCTTGACCTGGGTGAGAAACAGTCAGGAGAGAAG GTTGGCGATGTTGTATTGCCTCCATGGGCTAAAGGCAGTGTTAGAGAGTTTATTAAAAAGCATAGAGAAGCTCTGGAGTCTGATTATGTTTCAGAGAATCTGCATCACTGGATAGACCTAATCTTTGGTCACAAACAGAGGGGGAAA GCAGCTGAAGAAGCAGTTAATGTGTTCTATCACTACACGTATGAAGGCAGTGTTGACATCGACTCTGTTAGTGATCCAGCAATGAAAGCCTCGATTCTTGCTCAAATTAATCACTTTGGGCAAACACCAAAACAATTATTCCTCAAGCCCCATGTGAAGAGGCGAACTAATCGGAAGCTTCCTCCTCACCCGTTGAAGCACTCTCAGCATCTTGCCCCACACGAGATTCGTAAAACCTCATCTTCTATATCTCAGATTGTCATTTCCGGTGACAAAATTCTTGTGGCAGGGGCAAACACCTTGCTGAAGCCTAGAACATTCACTAAATATGTTGCCTGGGGTTATCCTGACCGCAGTTTGAGATTTATGAGCTATGATCAAGATAGGCTTCTCTCCACTCATGAGAATCTTCATGGAGGGAACCAGATACAGTGTGCCAGTGCTAGTCACGACGGTCATATTCTAGTTACAGGGGCTGATGAGGGATTGGTTTGTGTTTGGAGGATCGGTAAGGAGGCACCCCGTTCTGTAAGGCGCTTGCAGTTGGAGAAGGCTCTTTGTGCTCATACAGGCAAAATCACATGCCTACAAGTTAGCCAGCCATACATGATGATTGTGAGTGGATCGGACGACTGCACTGTTATCTTGTGGGATTTGAGCTCCATGGTTTTTGTGAGGCAGCTTCCTGAGTTACCCGCTCCTGTTTCAGCAATTTATGTAAATGACCTGACTGGGGAAATTATTACTGCTGCCGGTGTAATGCTTGCTGTTTGGAGCATCAATGGGGAGTGCCTTGCTGTCATCAACACATCGCAGCTTCCATCAGACTTTATCCTTTCACTTGCTGGTTGCACATTCTCTGATTGGCTGGAAACTAAGTGGTATATCTCAGGCCACCAGAGTGGAGCCATTAAAATTTGGAAAATGGTACATTGCTCTTGTGAGGAGAGTGCCCAAAGTAAATCAAGTGGCAATCCTACTGGAGGGTTAGGACTCGGGGATAGAGTACCAGAGTATAGGTTGATCCTTCACAAGGTACTAAAGTTTCACAAGCATCCTGTAACTTCCCTCCACCTTACTACTGACCTAAAACAGTTGTTGAGCGGAGATTCTGGGGGACATTTGCTTTCATGGACACTCTCTGAAGAGAGCTTGAAAACTGCAATTAGTCAGGGGTGA